Part of the Thermodesulfovibrionales bacterium genome is shown below.
ACCGGGAGCTCGAAGCATCGGTCTTGAGCGGGGCTGCTAAGGTCGCTGAGGGACAGAGGCTCTCGGCGTCTCTCGAGAAGTTTCCTCCCGTATTCGTGCAGCTCGTCGCTACCGGAGAAAAGAGCGGGAAGCTCCCTGAGTCGCTCAACAGGGCGGCTGATTCCTATGAAGAGGAATTCAACAGGCGGATCAACCAGGCGCTTTCACTCTTCGAGCCTATCATGATAGTCGTGATGGGGCTTGTGGTCGGTTTCATCGCGCTCGCCGTATTGCTGCCGATGTTCCAGTTGAACCAGCTCATCAAGTGACCGCAAACTGATATGTCGGTTGGTAAATTGAAAAGGGCTTGTGTAGAATAGGGAAGAGAGAGGAGGTAGCTTGAGAAGTACGATGAAGAGAAGTATCTGTTTCGCAGGGCATGCCGGACGTTCCTGTCGGGGTTTCACCCTCCTCGAGGTAATGATCGTCGTCGTAATCCTTGCCCTTCTTGCCGCCGTAGTCGCCCCGAAGATAATCGGCAGGATCGATGATGCGAAGATAACGGATGCGAAGGTCCAGATCAGGAATTTCGAGACGGCGCTTAAGTTCTTCAAGATGGACAATGGATTCTACCCCGACACCCAGCAGGGACTCGATGCCCTTGTCGAAAAACCGACGACCGGCGACATACCGAAAAAGTATCGGGACGGAGGCTATCTGGAGCAGAAGAAGATACCTCTGGACCCTTGGGGGAATCCCTACGTGTACGTCTCGCCGGGCCTTCATGGGGACTACGACATAATGAGCTATGGAGCTGACGGCAAAGAGGGCGGAGAAGGCATCAATGCGGATATCAAGAGTTGGGAGATGCAGTAAGGGCTTCACCCTTCTAGAGCTCATCGTCGCTATCTTCATCATATCCCTCGTGGTGTCGTTATCCATTCCTTCTCTGACCCTGATCGGGGAGGGCAGGGTGGTTTCCGACGCAAAGCGGATCGCGTCCATCCTGAGATACCTCAATGACAGCGCGGTAGCCACGAAGGAAAATCTCCCCCTCAAGGTCGGTCTTGGAGAAAAGATCGTCTCTTATGCCGGTCCCGATGGGGAGAAATCGGAACGGTTCGATACCATTTCATTCATAGAACTGCAGTCAAAGGGAAAGCTGACCGAAGGCGAGGTGACCGTCTTTTTCGGACCGTCAGGCTCCTCGGAGAGTTTTCAGATCCATCTCCATAACGATAAACAGGACGCAACGGTCGTCCTGAACGCCCTGAGCGGCAGGGTGAAGATAATTCAGGATGAAAAACCTTAGAGACCGATGCACGCGAGGGAGCATGTCCGGTGCGGGCTTCACCCTCGTTGAGGTCATGATAAGCCTCGCGATCATCGCCGGCCTCCTCATCACCCTCATCTATACGTTAAATTACCAGCTCGGCATTGCGGACAGGCAAGGGGTAATAACGGTTTCGACCGGTCTCGCGAAGGCGAAGATGTACGAGATAGAAAAGAACCCCTCAGTGAGCAAGGGCGATTTCCCGGAACCCTACTCGGCCTTTTCCTATGAAACGTCAGTGAAAGATTCCTCGTTCCC
Proteins encoded:
- the gspG gene encoding type II secretion system major pseudopilin GspG — encoded protein: MKRSICFAGHAGRSCRGFTLLEVMIVVVILALLAAVVAPKIIGRIDDAKITDAKVQIRNFETALKFFKMDNGFYPDTQQGLDALVEKPTTGDIPKKYRDGGYLEQKKIPLDPWGNPYVYVSPGLHGDYDIMSYGADGKEGGEGINADIKSWEMQ
- a CDS encoding prepilin-type N-terminal cleavage/methylation domain-containing protein; amino-acid sequence: MRISRVGRCSKGFTLLELIVAIFIISLVVSLSIPSLTLIGEGRVVSDAKRIASILRYLNDSAVATKENLPLKVGLGEKIVSYAGPDGEKSERFDTISFIELQSKGKLTEGEVTVFFGPSGSSESFQIHLHNDKQDATVVLNALSGRVKIIQDEKP
- a CDS encoding type II secretion system protein; amino-acid sequence: MKNLRDRCTRGSMSGAGFTLVEVMISLAIIAGLLITLIYTLNYQLGIADRQGVITVSTGLAKAKMYEIEKNPSVSKGDFPEPYSAFSYETSVKDSSFPGMSELAVIVRKGKEEVTLSELVRKPK